Within bacterium, the genomic segment GGCCGGTTTCGGCCGCGGCCCGGTAGGTCGTTTCGAGGAATTCAAGCAAGGTGGCCGCGGGATCGGCCGCGGTTCGAACCGCATCGTAGGGCAGGAGAAATTCCCCCAAACCTTTGTCATAGAAGGCCGCCGCCGGGGCCACTGCTTGGCTCGGATAAGCCTCGGGTTGGGGATAGGCATAGGAATAGAAGGCCGGATAGCCGAGCCCGCCGTTGCCCGGCCAAAAGCCGGCACTGGAAACTTCATGGGAATAGGCTTCGCGGCTGACCGCGTCGGGTAGGCCTGGATGGCCGCCGGGATGCAAGGGCGCGGTTTTCCCCGAAAACCGGGTCACCGCCAGGTCGAAGCTTCCCCAGAAGAAATGCACCGGCGAGACTTTGCCCAAAAAGCCGCTGCGGAATTCGCTGAGCACTAAATAAGAGGAAAGCAGGGCCCGGTGGAAGCGCTGGGCGGCGGCGCCTTCGTAGTCGCGGTGGACTTTGTCCTCATCGAAGCGGATTGGCTCGGCCACTTCGTTGGGCAACCGGTCGATATGGACTTCGATGCGAAGCTCGGCGAGCAGGGCCATCAGCTCGGCGTAAAAATCGGCCACCGATTGAGGCCGCAGCCGGAGCCGTCGAGAGTCGGCCATGTTGCTTTCGATGCTCAGCTCTTGGGAAAGAAAATCGAAATCGATCTGAAAAGCGCCGCCTCGGTAAGGGATCGGCGAAGTGGTCAAGCCTCGCGGCGTCAAATAAAGCACGACATGCCAGGAATGATTGACCCAAGGGGTGAAGGCCAAACGAATTTTACCGACAATTTGGGTCCAGAGCTGGAGAGTGGCGCAGG encodes:
- a CDS encoding DUF5996 family protein — protein: MEAWPAIPYPEWEKTCATLQLWTQIVGKIRLAFTPWVNHSWHVVLYLTPRGLTTSPIPYRGGAFQIDFDFLSQELSIESNMADSRRLRLRPQSVADFYAELMALLAELRIEVHIDRLPNEVAEPIRFDEDKVHRDYEGAAAQRFHRALLSSYLVLSEFRSGFLGKVSPVHFFWGSFDLAVTRFSGKTAPLHPGGHPGLPDAVSREAYSHEVSSAGFWPGNGGLGYPAFYSYAYPQPEAYPSQAVAPAAAFYDKGLGEFLLPYDAVRTAADPAATLLEFLETTYRAAAETG